GCTTCATTACCTTCTGAGCCACCAACTCTCCATAGGGTAAGTATAACTCATAAAAAGCTTTGGTTTTGACATGTAAAGAATCGGCAAGAACACCGTCAAAGTCAAAAAAAATATTCTTAATCTGATTCATTTTAATTGTACTCATGGCTCTATTCATTGCAAAGAAAAAAGTACTCGTTCTCTAAGGAAAAGTTTTGTAATAAAAAATCAACCGGGTATTTTGGAGGCTTTCGATGGGGCGCATTCTCTAACAGTGCAATTTTTTGCTGCCCACCTATAACCCACATACGCTCTTTTGCTGCTCCTAATACGGGTAAAGTTAAAGACAAGCGAGGTCCTATACCGGGCACTTCCATACCAATCACCCATCGCCTCTGCTCTTTTAAAGCATCAGGACATGTGGGAAAAAGAGAAGCTATGTGCCCATCTGCTCCCATTCCCAGCCAAATCAAATCAAAAGAAGGCAAATGATTGGAGGTAATGGGCACGTGCTTTTGTAAGATCTGCTCATAGTTGCTTGCAGCTTGATGCAATGGCAAGTTTACCGGATAGGGAAACAGATTTGCCGTCGTATATTGATACAGTAAATGATGGGCATGATAATAATTGCTTTGTTTATCCTTCAATGATACATACCGCTCATCCACCCAAAAAATATTCACCTGCTGCCAGTCCACTGCATCCAAATATTGCCGGCGAATACGTTCCCATATTGCCAAGGGGGTACTTCCTCCCGATATTGCTACATTCACCCTGCGTATAGGCGACAAATCAGCTATTTTGGTCTGCAAGCGCTTGATAAAATGGCTCGCTACTGCTTCATAAAAAGTATCGCTACTGTTATAGTATGCAACATGTTTATTATTATTCATATCACCTCTTTCCCATTTTCATATACTGCCTTAATACAGCGCAAAAGCCCTTGCCCCATATCAATATAGGGGTTGGCAATAAGCTTTTTACTTACAGCCGGCTCAAAGGAGTAAGGCGTATATTTATAATGATGTTGATAGCCGTCTCCTTTCAGACGTATATCAAGCTTGGTGTTTAAAATTTCCTCTATCATCAAGAACAGTTCTTTACGGCGCATACGCTCAAGCCCCGTGAGTACAATATGCTCGTTTTCATACTGCTCTGATTCAATGATATCTACCGAAAGACGGGCCGCATCTTGGGCATGAATGTACTCTCTCACTTCTTCGCCATCCCCTTCATGTTCTATCTTCCCTTCCTTTACCGCTCTATACACTATTTTATATATGTAGTTATTGTCGAATGGCTTTTCGGAATAAATAGAACCGTACCTCAAAATAGAAAACGGCAACTGAAAGCGTTTATAATATTCTTCTACTATTTTTTCTGAGGCGAGTTTACTAATGCCATAAAAAGATCCCTTACTGTTCATGGCATAGGCACTACTTGCAAATATAAAGCGCCTCACCTGTTTGATATACTTTACACAAGCATCCAAAATATTGATATTTCCCATTACATTTAGCTCCATAGTACGATATGGATGATGAATCGCCTTGTCTAAATTAGCAAAGCCGGCGAGATTGTATACCCAGTGTGCTTGTGACCTCTCGACGCACACCTGAACCTGTTCAGCATCTAAAATATCACAATGCATAAATTCCAGATTGTCGTAGCCGGCCAACTCTTTTGGCAAAGGGCTAATATCGCAAGCCGTTACCTGGTAGTTTCTATTCACTAACTCCTCAACTAAGTAACTCCCCAGGAATCCACACCCGCCAAAGACAATCACTCTTTTATTCTCCATTATCTTCTTTTGTTTTAGCACGCAAATATTGCATTCCTCTTCTTGCACTATCTCCTAAGAAGAAAAAGTCTAAACTATATGCCAACAATGTATATCCTTGTGCTATACGGCTTTCAACCTCTGCGGGGTCTGACTCGATGACATGAAAACCCAATGGTTTTTTCATACGGCGAGTCACTTCTATCACCCGTTGCAAAGCAGCTTTCACATCCTCGCGATGATATTGACCGGGGTAGCCCATAGAAGCCGACAAGTCATATGGCCCCACGATGATGCCATCAATGCCCTCCACGGATAAGATGGCTTCCAAGTTCTCTACTGCCTGTATATGCTCTATCTGAGCAATCACAACTGATTCACGATTCACCCATTCCACATACTCTTGAAAGCCAATTCCATACTTTTGAGCCCTTGACAATCCCACGCCTCTTCGTCCTACCGGAGGATATTTTACATAGGCAACTGCTTGTTCTGCTTCCTCTCGTGTTTTAATCATGGGCACAATGACGCCATCGGCTCCCGCATCCATTACACGTTTAATCACTACTTCCTCATTCTTACTTACCCGGGCTAAAGCTGCCATGTTGTTGGCCTGAATGCAGGCAAACAAGGTCTGGGCAGTTTCTATACTAACGGGGCTATGTTCCAAGTCAATGACCATCCATTCAAAGCCAGCAGTTGCCAATATTTCAACGATTGAGGGATGGCCTATCGTAATCCATGTTCCTAAAGTGAGCTCGTTATTTTTTAGTTTTTGTTTTAGAGTATGTGTCATATTTCTTATCTATCTTTTCTCAGTACAGTATACAAGGTTTCTGCCAGCAGGAAGTCCTGGGGCTCGTCTATATCAATCGCTTCCAACTTATCAACCTCAAAAAGAAGGGGCTTTTTTCCAATGCGGTTATTTCCTGCTTCTTGAAAGGAGCGTTTAGAAAATATGTAGAAGTTAGAGTTCTCTTCATACACAGGAGGCAAATCTTGTGTACGTAGCAGCTCTTCCGGATTATGATTTATCGGGCGTCCATCACCC
The nucleotide sequence above comes from Chitinophagales bacterium. Encoded proteins:
- the hpcH gene encoding 2,4-dihydroxyhept-2-ene-1,7-dioic acid aldolase, whose protein sequence is MTHTLKQKLKNNELTLGTWITIGHPSIVEILATAGFEWMVIDLEHSPVSIETAQTLFACIQANNMAALARVSKNEEVVIKRVMDAGADGVIVPMIKTREEAEQAVAYVKYPPVGRRGVGLSRAQKYGIGFQEYVEWVNRESVVIAQIEHIQAVENLEAILSVEGIDGIIVGPYDLSASMGYPGQYHREDVKAALQRVIEVTRRMKKPLGFHVIESDPAEVESRIAQGYTLLAYSLDFFFLGDSARRGMQYLRAKTKEDNGE
- a CDS encoding NAD-dependent epimerase, whose amino-acid sequence is MENKRVIVFGGCGFLGSYLVEELVNRNYQVTACDISPLPKELAGYDNLEFMHCDILDAEQVQVCVERSQAHWVYNLAGFANLDKAIHHPYRTMELNVMGNINILDACVKYIKQVRRFIFASSAYAMNSKGSFYGISKLASEKIVEEYYKRFQLPFSILRYGSIYSEKPFDNNYIYKIVYRAVKEGKIEHEGDGEEVREYIHAQDAARLSVDIIESEQYENEHIVLTGLERMRRKELFLMIEEILNTKLDIRLKGDGYQHHYKYTPYSFEPAVSKKLIANPYIDMGQGLLRCIKAVYENGKEVI